Proteins encoded within one genomic window of Aspergillus nidulans FGSC A4 chromosome VII:
- a CDS encoding RNA lariat debranching enzyme (transcript_id=CADANIAT00009173) has translation MSDPNTSGSGVVGESSGVRVAIEGCGHGCLHSIYASVERAAALKGWDGVDLLIIGGDFQAVRNSNDMACMSVPNKYKEIGDFHEYYSGQRTAPYLTIFVGGNHEASNHLFELYYGGWVAPNIYYMGAANVLRFGPLRIAGLSGIWKGRDYRKPHFERLPYNDDDIKSIYHVRELDVRKLLQVRTQIDVGLSHDWPRQIEYCGDWQQLFRAKPLFRRDSQNGTLGSTAAEYVLNRLRPAYWFSAHLHVKFAASVQHGPQEVVPNRQYGLDGASLTSMLSETEEASRQTGYSQAEAEPNAHAVSETGTTEAHYPSTTEAFTQAMNENRPVPTAHDSETAESVPAQTRESLSAWKNFHQVAANNEAAENSLFPAGQEKHAGTSALNTQSHNVTWKKIYTDEDGLERKLGGIEKSAPREAKKQKVEHEPPLVKNSDEINLDLESDSDLDAGAVSARSSAETVTATKSVSGFQGTALPQEPSTSRYSEVSDDVRSQLPASFFTSHESPPSTSDTTLPFPAEITNKTTNFLALDKCLPNREFLQLLELDSLYGKTDQAQSQRPFRLQYDKEWLAITRVFAGELRLSGGPDDRTPANRGEAVYRPLIEEEEKWVEEHIVKPGKLDVPANFTPTAPVYDPEVPVNTDQQPPEYNNPQTAAFCDLVGIENKFVLTDEERQKRCVTNLLRNIMRAADYQFKA, from the exons ATGAGTGATCCTAACACATCAGGTAGCGGGGTCGTAGGTGAATCGTCAGGTGTCCGCGTCGCGATTGAAGGTTGT GGCCATGGTTGTCTACACAGCATTTACGCTTCTGTTGAGAGAGCTGCTGCGTTGAAAGGATGGGATGGTGTTGACCTATTGATCATTGGAGGCGACTTCCAG GCGGTTCGGAACTCTAACGATATGGCCTGCATGTCTGTACCCAACAAATATAAAGAAATTGGGGATTTCCATGAGTACTATAGCGGACAGCGAACTGCTCCCTACCTGACCATCTTTGTAGGTGGAAATCACGAAGCTAGTAACCATTTGTTTGAGCTTTACTACGGCGGATGGGTCGCTCCTAATATCTATTACATGGGTGCCGCAAACGTACTTCGTTTTGGGCCCCTTCGGATCGCCGGCCTCTCCGGCATTTGGAAAGGTCGCGATTACAGAAAACCGCATTTTGAGAGGCTCCCGTacaatgacgatgacatCAAAAGCATATATCATGTTCGAGAGCTTGACGTGCGCAAATTGCTTCAGGTTCGGACGCAGATTGACGTGGGATTATCACATGACTGGCCCAGACAGATTGAATACTGTGGTGATTGGCAGCAGCTTTTCAGAGCCAAACCATTATTCCGCCGGGATTCGCAAAACGGAACACTCGGTAgtacagcagcagaatatgTACTCAACCGTCTGCGTCCAGCATACTGGTTCTCTGCTCATTTACACGTGAAGTTTGCGGCTTCCGTCCAGCATGGCCCGCAGGAAGTTGTTCCCAACCGTCAGTATGGGCTGGATGGCGCGTCTCTCACCTCTATGTTGAGTGAAACAGAAGAGGCAAGCCGGCAAACTGGATACAGCCAGGCCGAGGCAGAGCCCAACGCGCACGCCGTTTCTGAAACAGGAACAACTGAAGCACATTACCCATCAACCACTGAAGCTTTTACGCAGGCCATGAACGAGAATAGACCCGTACCTACTGCACATGACTCTGAGACGGCTGAGTCTGTGCCGGCTCAAACCCGCGAGTCCTTATCGGCATGGAAAAATTTCCACCAAGTAGCTGCGAATAACGAGGCGGCAGAGAACTCCCTCTTTCCCGCAGGACAAGAGAAGCACGCTGGCACCTCTGCTCTTAACACTCAATCTCACAACGTCACTTGGAAGAAAATCTACACTGACGAGGACGGACTTGAGCGGAAATTAGGGGGCATTGAAAAGAGCGCACCGCGCGAggccaagaagcagaaggtcGAGCACGAGCCGCCACTTGTGAAGAACTCTGACGAAATAAACCTCGACTTAGAAAgtgattctgacttggaTGCGGGGGCTGTATCAGCGAGATCCTCTGCAGAGACGGTCACTGCGACAAAATCGGTCAGTGGCTTCCAAGGAACCGCTCTACCGCAGGAGCCATCTACAAGTCGCTACTCTGAGGTGTCAGACGACGTCCGAAGTCAGTTGCCGGCTAGTTTCTTTACCTCACATGAGTCCCCTCCATCTACATCAGATACCACCCTCCCCTTCCCTGCAGAGATAACCAACAAAACCACGAACTTCCTTGCTCTAGATAAATGCCTCCCGAACCGGGAGTTCCTCCAACTTCTGGAGTTAGACTCACTGTACGGGAAAACTGACCAGGCTCAGTCTCAACGCCCTTTTCGCCTCCAATACGACAAAGAATGGTTGGCAATCACGCGCGTTTTCGCTGGAGAGCTTCGCCTTAGTGGTGGTCCAGACGATAGAACACCGGCCAACAGAGGTGAAGCAGTCTATAGACCActgattgaggaagaagaaaaatgggtTGAGGAGCACATCGTTAAGCCTGGCAAGCTCGATGTTCCTGCAAACTTTACGCCAACTGCACCGGTCTATGACCCCGAGGTTCCTGTTAACACAGATCAGCAGCCCCCTGAATACAATAATCCTCAAACAGCTGCGTTCTGTGATCTTGTTGGGATTGAGAACAAGTTCGTTCTGACAGATGAGGAGCGCCAGAAAC GATGTGTTACGAATCTATTACGAAATATCATGCGTGCTGCCGACTACCAATTCAAGGCGTAA
- the canA gene encoding protein candA-C (transcript_id=CADANIAT00009174), with protein sequence MSSDAMSDYSHDDEHDPQTDELRETALVTLEALISSCSSQMQSYLPNTINSALRFLKYDPNVADMGEDEEMSGTQDDGSEDDVTEEPDLEDDDFEDFEEEGGYSDIDDMSWKVRRCAAKLLYAVISTYGRGRALDDTSLYQQIAPAIVARFNKEREESVKLELVSTMDALVRKTAEGSMIMTSSGFLESVGSGSKISRKRRRQDSDASMIDFEPSMGTSSAAGTPLAAPSSPQSGPQSELANALPVIVRSLVTMWKQASIHLKQAIIILLKSLALVRYGGLADHLQQIEDPIADVLKSSLSGAPSASIGISASAGTLQIETLSLISAISETHASDALLPFLIALIPGVIVAVNDKNYKVSSEALAAVEQIVKALTPPRVTTASQDLIFQLEKLYDVSHSRITDTSADLEVRQRAIHVLGVLLARTSDEQGSAFLSFEKRSKGLVTLVDRLKNETTRLSAVRAIDDVAVLCSRKDDVDSNWVREVTAELGAQLRKSDRVLRSASLETLRSLSMNPNTRAHYDGETMKNLEECLIPLISVEDVHLLAPSLIIIAKLVPGNAQLLVNDGLVSAICSIVRTSLAGTVLKALLLLVKVIGEEGSGLTLMQNLLQDVGVNGDTSVVGRSIGTLLVHGGSNVGVRMEDFLSELQKTQDPQRQCLALAILGESALRLGASCSLTPNVFIPHFNSKSEKVRLASATALGNAAAGNVKAYLPTILGGLEKSDPQSYLLLHSVKELLQHPEMVRRDVAPSALKLWQALLVVSKEEDNRAMGAECVGRLALLDPPAYIPQFQEYLANGDAGIRSIVVSAFRFTLSDSRDVFNDVLRPLIVPLLVNMLSDRDLGNHRLALTTLNSAIHNKLALILPHLGELLPAVLGDTQIKPELIREVQMGPFKHKVDDGLELRKSAYETVYAALDTSFSLSHITELYSRILAGIDDEQDIRTICNLMTSKLITLAPEETQRHLDALSERYTAILNFKPKENAVKQEIEKAQEASTGVLKITRELSKAFPNAETMGDHHKWKAYMEMVRAQFGTQLSNLESEF encoded by the exons ATGTCTTCCGACGCAATGTCGGACTACTCCCACGATGACGAACACGACCCTCAGACTGATGAGCTCCGCGAGACCGCTTTGGTGACGTTGGAGGCATTGATCAGCTCGTGCAGTTCTCAGATGCAATCATACCTGCCCAATACCATTAACTCGGCTTTAAGGTTTCTGAAATATGACCCGAACGTTGCCGATAtgggagaagacgaggaaatgAGCGGAACACAAGATGATGGGTCCGAGGACGACGTTACGGAGGAGCCCGAtctggaagatgacgacttcgaggactttgaggaagaaggaggctaCAGTGACATAGATGATATGAGCTGGAAGGTCCGTCGATGTGCGGCAAAGCTTCTCTATGCCGTCATTTCCACCTATGGGCGTGGCCGTGCTCTGGACGATACATCTTTGTACCAGCAGATAGCACCTGCTATCGTCGCTCGCTTCAACaaagagagggaagaaagCGTGAAGCTCGAACTTGTGTCTACTATGGATGCCCTTGTACGCAAAACCGCTGAAGGTTCTATGATAATGACCTCCAGTGGATTTTTGGAGTCAGTCGGTAGTGGTTCCAAGATCTCGAGAAAGCGTAGACGGCAAGATAGCGATGCCAGTATGATTGACTTTGAGCCCAGTATGGGTACTTCGTCCGCAGCGGGCACTCCTCTGGCCGCACCTTCTTCGCCACAATCGGGTCCCCAATCAGAACTGGCTAATGCCTTGCCAGTCATTGTTCGAAGTTTGGTCACAATGTGGAAGCAGGCCTCCATCCATCTGAAGCAAGCCATCATAATTCTGCTCAAGAGCTTGGCTCTTGTTCGGTATGGGGGACTTGCAGATCACCTTCAGCAGATTGAAGACCCAATCGCCGATGTGCTCAAATCGTCATTGTCTGGCGCTCCCTCTGCGTCTATCGGAATATCTGCGAGCGCGGGGACACTGCAGATTGAAACCCTGAGTTTGATTTCTGCTATCTCCGAAACACACGCTTCggatgctcttcttccgttccTCATTGCACTGATTCCTGGGGTCATCGTTGCGGTCAATGATAAAAATTACAAAGTGAGCAGCGAAGCGCTTGCCGCAGTCGAACAAATTGTAAAGGCTCTTACACCGCCTCGGGTGACTACTGCGTCACAAGATCTTATTTTCCAGTTGGAAAAGCTGTATGATGTTAGTCACAGCCGTATTACTGACACGAGTGCCGACCTCGAAGTTCGGCAGCGGGCTATCCATGTTCTTGGTGTCCTTCTTGCTCGAACATCTGATGAACAAGGATCCGCATTCCTCTCATTTGAGAAACGATCCAAGGGACTTGTAACTCTTGTCGACCGCCTGAAGAACGAAACTACGCGTCTTTCTGCCGTTCGCGCGATAGATGATGTAGCTGTCCTCTGCTCACGAAAAGATGACGTTGACTCTAACTGGGTACGTGAGGTTACTGCAGAGCTCGGAGCACAGCTGCGGAAATCAGACCGTGTCCTCCGCAGTGCCAGCTTAGAGACCCTCCGCAGCCTCTCCATGAATCCTAACACACGAGCACATTATGATGGCGAAACGATGAAGAATCTCGAAGAGTGCCTCATTCCTCTCATCAGCGTGGAGGATGTCCATTTACTAGCGCCGTCACTTATCATCATCGCAAAGCTTGTCCCCGGGAATGCTCAGCTTCTTGTCAACGATGGCCTGGTGTCAGCTATTTGCTCGATAGTCCGTACATCACTGGCTGGAACGGTTTTGAAGGCGTTGTTATTATTGGTCAAGGTTataggagaagagggaagcGGATTAACCCTAATGCAAAATCTTTTGCAGGATGTTGGGGTTAATGGGGATACGTCTGTGGTCGGTCGGTCAATTGGCACGCTCCTAGTCCATGGCGGTTCGAATGTCGGTGTGCGGATGGAGGATTTCTTGTCTGAGCTGCAAAAGACACAAGATCCTCAGCGCCAATGTCTTGCTCTCGCCATCCTAGGCGAATCTGCTCTTCGACTCGGTGCCAGTTGCTCACTAACTCCCAACGTGTTTATTCCTCATTTCAATTCCAAATCCGAAAAGGTCCGCTTGGCTTCAGCTACGGCGCTCGGAAATGCCGCTGCCGGCAATGTTAAAGCCTATCTACCAACTATCTTAGGTGGTCTGGAAAAGTCCGATCCCCAAAGTtaccttctcctccattccgTCAAGGAGTTACTGCAGCATCCTGAGATGGTCAGGCGAGATGTGGCGCCCTCTGCACTGAAACTTTGGCAGGCATTGCTCGTTGtttccaaggaagaagataACCGTGCTATGGGAGCTGAATGTGTTGGGCGGCTGGCGTTACTTGACCCTCCTGCCTACATCCCACAATTCCAG GAATATCTGGCCAACGGAGATGCTGGGATCCGCAGCATCGTGGTATCTGCTTTCCGATTCACGCTCTCCGACTCACGAGACGTCTTCAATGATGTTCTCAGACCCTTGATTGTGCCCCTCCTCGTCAACATGCTCAGTGACCGAGATCTAGGCAACCACCGTCTTGCCCTGACAACTCTCAATTCAGCAATCCATAACAAACTCGCTCTAATCCTCCCTCACCTAGGCGAACTCCTTCCTGCGGTCCTTGGAGACACTCAAATCAAACCAGAGCTTATCAGAGAAGTGCAAATGGGCCCATTCAAGCACAAGGTCGACGACGGACTCGAACTGCGCAAG AGCGCTTACGAAACCGTCTATGCCGCCCTTGACACCTCGTTCTCCCTCTCCCACATCACCGAACTCTACAGCCGAATCCTAGCTGGAATCGACGACGAGCAAGACATTCGTACAATCTGCAACCTCATGACCTCAAAactcatcaccctcgcccCCGAAGAAACTCAGCGACACCTCGACGCGCTCTCAGAACGCTACACCGCCATCCTCAATTTCAAGCCCAAAGAGAACGCCGTAAAGCAGGAGATCGAGAAGGCGCAGGAGGCGTCAACGGGTGTTCTAAAGATTACACGCGAATTGTCCAAAGCATTCCCTAATGCTGAGACGATGGGTGACCATCACAAGTGGAAGGCTTATATGGAAATGGTAAGGGCACAGTTTGGCACGCAACTGAGTAACCTCGAGTCGGAGTTCTAA
- a CDS encoding protein sepK (transcript_id=CADANIAT00009175) has protein sequence MSNQPWLDSLSDDWVSLPGTPTSPAPPRSPINSHSRRSSVQITPSRIPVPARRSIEPSPSSDTKKKIPRPCHHIRREPPTPKTPRTPKTPSKPRSPYPNISNPKPNPTPGRKKQSVMDGKSPLRSVSNASSQVGQQSTVQIRPKKETVEQGTPEWRKRLVNGDIPASEQRDLFAPIGLESVFKPPSPGSPLAGSTPIPRMKQPEDGWNFSTNSAAEKKGKSPGRALKSSRGSVRTTSGKSVSGQGSRTMERHGKQTTKPRTGESQQQKKQSAHLSEHMTENHGDQTDTAQMRSASGLEDLRNEDITPITFSRTNTVDGEGTAEIIKSALKQVTTKLEKLQLTPAGRPNSRASDSVLYDQQNDIAAEAAAEEDLLDVTSHSLPQDLSMGTLDYRGRSAFTSLQGDSYAEERSFHNDRLSPTGFPSHRLTPFIRPSTRVRSSPPFYNKTNPQTDPLSLPRPSSAHVATSNNLGGMPSTGSPLKLFANHDTFTNNKLLRRMSQFEETLGEQSDGDEPVSPSEEARRKGENRNFLHPGERHGRRQDHSRSRNSQTPRINRFGEGQLDNFDFSDTSPYDTNFLHTDSPEPNVAPPGNLLAAEGKVQRGRSYRQTSEYSEASDGTNLLGRRDIRLKLKTTLSSPVKDPTPKRRRMGRQFHGSMLGDATIEDSEASDDLSLLQRSLVQHGLRYDENVEGPFSESTNRPRTPTPHQTGSFERKQSSPNRRTHQAESDIHGISPPTLTQNVPNVIGRSGKDEVRKGSITTQDFLNEATKVMNLIRSQGTAKSGLSRVDETDTEEHDGNESYEEESTLEEFSRPPSREGIDLRRLREPKEPNPRILSHLKKFQEHDDLEFGVSGSVTSLHLGGDDSGRGDADRHRKRKLPTPPATQEDDLYDFLRLNTETSKNFSARSVQTGSSQGSHAKGVLSSNIVSHLIPEQVNGFTYDRLRHLWVKEDERKSPSSQQYKDRDEDPFKDIPDLSVDEMEEVMRTENASSPRKTRDSSHARATAPHRPNTNKADGKGSEPVEEDAPGAPSVNLSSAQSGTSQLTASNPTSGTRETSWGTEVPKSTASSDVEHEIKLHEGRLSKPPHLLKNQNHQPRVVTISFSSPLVSQIEYSDDDSPSKLRRIALTSQAHVAAAENSALQSFEHEQGFSRRSISKIDEQNEDTVEDQSLVPRTTDDLEPRSGEANLEESFALARENGLDTSYSFHLSPLPDFTVNQIDQPSQLDVSYVAQRTHPTSLRQIHGTFALATEDLVRNITEAEPYEPFWEHLRRLILRRKGLITLHKLADFCPRLEELDVSENDIGQLGGVPSTLRNLKIQNNCLSNLTPWGHLGNLQYLDISGNELENLDAVGGLIHLRELIADNNNIRNVEGVFGLNGLLTLKLRNNRLAFIDFKTAEMTRLGELDLSHNELMFVGNIQHLSALSQLDLSSNRLETVSTPSPLTKLRALRVSDNRLRSLNVGLFPALTLLYADQNCLSTILGLDQSRVLEVLSVREQEIPDGESLDLDLGLLKDIRKVFLSSNKLSPQTLSPSAPLLSLQLLDVATCSLKALPMDFATKFPNVRVLNLNFNSLEGVNELLGMNCLSRLTVAGNSISRLRRICQVLSRIGRTSKSNTCTLQKVDIRHNPLTVRFYPPALTGSGKPQPQKLISNEGRRSGHSHGLDLDLPLMEQLNREGQLLQVNGEDGEDTAHADPEIDDPYTLPPADLLLDQKHLAHLDQATRLKRRVFELMLYAGTGGAIKVLDGLDFRPVLEPGSDMNQAWARLERLGVLRKKAITG, from the exons ATGAGTAATCAGCCATGGCTGGACAGCCTTTCAGACGACTGGGTGTCGTTGCCAGGGACTCCCACCAGCCCTGCTCCCCCTCGTTCACCTATCAACAGCCACTCCCGCCGCTCCAGCGTACAGATCACACCTAGTCGCATTCCAGTCCCCGCGCGACGCTCGATCGAGCCCTCTCCATCGTCCGACACGAAGAAAAAGATTCCACGACCGTGCCATCACATCAGACGAGAGCCCCCAACCCCCAAAACCCCGCGCACCCCAAAGACGCCTTCCAAACCAAGATCGCCGTATCCCAACATATCGAATCCAAAGCCGAACCCGACCCCGGGGCGGAAGAAACAGTCCGTTATGGACGGGAAATCGCCCTTGCGGTCGGTTTCTAACGCATCGAGCCAAGTTGGGCAACAGAGCACCGTTCAGATTAGGCCGAAGAAGGAGACTGTCGAGCAGGGAACCCCAGAGTGGCGGAAGAGACTGGTGAATGGCGATATACCTGCAAGTGAACAACGCGATCTGTTTGCTCCTATCGGGTTGGAGAGCGTTTTCAAGCCCCCTTCGCCGGGTTCGCCGCTGGCAGGAAGCACACCGATCCCGCGGATGAAACAGCCGGAAGACGGTTGGAACTTCAGCACCAATTCGGCTgcggaaaagaaaggaaagtcTCCAGGGCGCGCGTTAAAGAGTAGCCGGGGGAGTGTGCGCACGACATCGGGCAAGTCAGTTTCTGGGCAAGGTTCGCGTACCATGGAACGCCACGGCAAACAAACAACAAAACCGCGAACGGGAGAATCgcaacaacagaagaaaCAATCCGCGCACTTATCAGAACACATGACGGAAAACCATGGGGATCAGACGGACACTGCGCAGATGCGCTCTGCCAGCGGGTTGGAGGACTTACGAAACGAGGATATCACACCCATTACTTTTTCCCGGACAAACACAGTGGATGGCGAGGGCACGGCCGAAATCATCAAGTCCGCCTTGAAACAGGTTACAACAAAACTAGAGAAGCTACAGTTGACGCCAGCGGGTCGCCCAAACTCTCGCGCGAGTGACAGTGTTCTATATGACCAGCAGAATGacattgctgctgaagccgccGCGGAAGAAGACTTGCTCGATGTTACCAGCCACTCACTTCCCCAGGACCTCTCGATGGGAACATTAGATTATCGAGGGCGAAGCGCATTCACGAGTCTGCAAGGGGATTCATATGCGGAGGAGCGCTCTTTCCACAACGACCGGCTTTCTCCTACAGGCTTCCCTTCTCATCGTTTGACTCCGTTCATCCGGCCCAGCACAAGAGTCAGGAGCTCGCCGCCGTTCTACAACAAAACTAATCCGCAAACTGATCCGTTAAGTTTGCCGCGACCTTCATCCGCCCACGTGGCAACGTCGAATAATCTCGGAGGCATGCCCTCGACCGGAAGCCCCCTGAAGCTTTTTGCAAATCATGACACATTTACGAATAATAAACTTCTTCGACGAATGAGCCAATTTGAGGAGACCCTCGGGGAGCAATCGGATGGGGACGAGCCAGTCTCGCCATCGGAAGAAGCCCGCCGTAAGGGAGAGAATCGAAACTTCCTGCACCCTGGCGAACGTCATGGCCGGAGGCAGGATCATTCGAGGTCCCGTAACAGTCAAACTCCTCGCATAAATCGCTTTGGTGAAGGTCAGTTAGATAATTTCGACTTTTCCGATACTAGCCCCTACGACACGAATTTCCTGCATACCGATTCCCCGGAACCCAACGTTGCTCCGCCTGGTAACCTGCTAGCTGCTGAAGGAAAGGTCCAGAGAGGTCGCTCATACAGGCAGACCAGTGAATACTCGGAAGCGTCTGATGGGACAAACTTGCTAGGGCGGCGAGACATTCGACTGAAGCTCAAGACTACGCTTAGCAGCCCTGTGAAAGATCCTACGCCAAAGAGGCGAAGAATGGGCAGGCAGTTCCACGGCTCTATGCTGGGTGATGCAACAATTGAGGATAGTGAAGCTTCTGACGACCTGTCCTTGCTTCAACGGAGCCTGGTGCAACACGGGTTGAGATATGATGAGAATGTGGAAGGGCCATTTTCTGAGTCAACGAACCGCCCACGAACTCCAACCCCACATCAAACAGGATCTTTTGAACGAAAACAATCTTCCCCGAATCGACGAACACATCAAGCTGAGTCCGACATACACGGAATCTCCCCCCCAACATTAACTCAAAATGTGCCCAACGTCATTGGACGTTCCGGGAAAGACGAGGTTCGGAAAGGTTCAATCACAACACAGGATTTCCTCAATGAGGCGACTAAGGTCATGAATTTAATACGCTCCCAAGGCACGGCCAAAAGTGGTTTATCTAGGGTGGATGAGACCGACACTGAAGAGCACGACGGCAACGAGAGCTACGAGGAGGAGTCAACCCTAGAAGAATTCTCGCGCCCGCCTAGCAGGGAGGGCATTGATTTACGCAGGCTGCGCGAACCCAAGGAGCCAAACCCGCGCATTTTGAGTCATTTGAAGAAATTTCAAGAACATGATGATCTGGAGTTTGGCGTTAGCGGTTCTGTTACGTCTTTGCATCTTGGAGGTGATGACAGTGGGCGCGGAGATGCTGATAGGCACCGGAAGCGCAAACTTCCTACGCCGCCAGCAACCCAAGAAGATGATCTCTATGACTTTTTAAGGCTCAACACTGAGACCTCGAAAAACTTCAGTGCTCGTTCGGTTCAGACCGGCTCCTCACAAGGATCGCACGCTAAGGGTGTCTTATCTTCAAATATCGTGTCTCACCTGATACCTGAACAAGTGAATGGATTCACGTATGATCGCCTCCGACATTTGTGGGTGAAAGAGGACGAAAGGAAGTCTCCTTCTAGCCAACAATACAAGGATCGTGACGAAGATCCTTTCAAAGATATTCCCGACTTGAGTGTCGATGAAATGGAAGAGGTGATGAGGACTGAGAATGCAAGCTCTCCGCGGAAGACAAGAGACTCATCTCATGCCCGAGCAACCGCTCCTCATAGACCAAACACAAATAAGGCTGATGGTAAAGGATCAGAGCCCGTCGAAGAAGACGCACCCGGAGCACCGTCGGTCAATCTCAGCTCTGCTCAGTCGGGTACCAGCCAGTTAACCGCTAGCAACCCTACTTCGGGAACTAGAGAGACGTCATGGGGAACTGAAGTGCCCAAGAGCACAGCGTCGTCCGATGTTGAACACGAGATCAAGCTGCATGAAGGTCGCCTGTCCAAACCTCCTCACCTCCTGAAAAACCAAAACCATCAACCCCGAGTCGTGACCATAAGTTTCTCCTCCCCACTCGTCTCACAAATCGAGTATAGCGACGATGATAGCCCCTCTAAACTCCGAAGGATTGCACTTACCTCGCAAGCGCATGTCGCGGCCGCAGAGAATTCCGCACTGCAGTCCTTTGAACACGAGCAGGGTTTCTCGCGGCGCTCTATATCCAAAATCGACGAGCAGAACGAGGACACAGTTGAGGACCAAAGTCTAGTCCCGAGGACAACAGATGATCTTGAACCTAGGTCGGGTGAAGCGAACTTGGAAGAGTCCTTTGCACTTGCGCGGGAGAACGGATTGGATACAAGCTATAGTTTCCACCTCAGTCCGCTTCCTGACTTCACAGTCAATCAGATTGACCAGCCGTCACAGCTTGACGTTAGTTATGTCGCTCAGCGCACACATCCAACATCTTTGCGTCAAATCCACGGGACCTTTGCTCTGGCAACAGAAGACTTGGTCAGGAATATTACGGAGGCTGAGCCGTATGAGCCTTTCTGGGAGCATCTCCGTCGCTTGATTCTGCGCCGCAAAGGGCTCATTACTCTGCATAAACTTGCCGATTTCTGTCCTCGCCTTGAAGAATTGGACGTCTCAGAGAATGATATTGGTCAGTTGGGCGGCGTTCCATCAACACTGAGGAACTTGAAAATCCAGAATAACTGCCTCTCTAATCTTACACCATGGGGACACTTAGGAAACCTGCAGTATCTGGATATTTCTGGGAACGAACTGGAGAACTTGGATGCCGTTGGTGGTCTCATTCACCTCAGAGAATTGATAGCGGACAACAATAATATCCGCAACGTCGAGGGAGTCTTCGGGCTAAACGGACTTTTGACTCTGAAGTTAAGAAATAACCGCTTAGCATTTATTGATTTCAAGACAGCGGAGAT GACTCGCTTGGGTGAGCTAGATCTGAGCCATAATGAGTTGATGTTCGTTGGGAACATTCAGCACCTTTCTGCTCTTTCCCAGCTAGATCTCAGCTCCAATCGTCTCGAAACAGTATCAACACCCTCCCCGCTAACCAAGCTGCGGGCTCTGAGAGTTTCGGACAATCGCCTGCGGAGTCTCAATGTTGGTCTATTCCCAGCGCTCACTCTTCTTTACGCAGACCAGAACTGTCTATCCACCATTTTAGGTCTTGACCAGAGTCGTGTCTTAGAAGTATTGTCAGTACGGGAACAGGAAATTCCGGATGGCGAATCCCTTGATTTGGACCTGGGATTGCTGAAGGATATCCGGAAGGTATTCTTATCATCAAACAAACTTTCACCACAAACACTTTCACCATCCGCGCCTCTTCTGAGCCTGCAACTTCTCGATGTCGCAACTTGTAGCTTGAAAGCGCTGCCTATGGACTTCGCCACAAAGTTCCCCAACGTCAGAGTCCTTaacctcaacttcaactCTCTGGAGGGAGTGAATGAATTGCTCGGCATGAACTGCCTCTCGCGGCTAACTGTGGCCGGCAACTCCATCTCGCGCCTCCGGAGAATCTGTCAAGTCCTCAGTCGGATCGGCCGTACAAGCAAATCAAACACTTGCACACTCCAAAAAGTCGACATCCGGCACAACCCTCTCACAGTCCGATTCTATCCACCTGCCTTAACCGGGAGCGGCAAACCACAACCCCAGAAATTGATTTCAAACGAGGGACGACGTTCCGGCCATAGTCATGGTCTCGACTTAGATCTGCCTCTCATGGAGCAGCTCAATCGCGAAGGCCAGCTGCTTCAAGTGaatggcgaagacggcgaagataCAGCGCACGCTGACCCCGAAATCGATGATCCTTACACTCTTCCCCCAGCAGATTTGTTGTTGGACCAAAAGCATCTAGCCCATTTAGATCAAGCAACAAGACTCAAGCGTAGAGTCTTCGAGCTTATGCTTTATGCAGGCACAGGAGGAGCGATTAAAGTCCTTGATGGGCTGGATTTCCGGCCGGTGCTTGAGCCTGGTTCAGATATGAACCAGGCTTGGGCTAGGCTTGAACGACTCGGTGTTCTCAGAAAGAAAGCGATCACCGGTTGA